The genomic segment AGCTAATCGTAAAGCAGTAGAAACTTACAAATCTGCTAGTGAAAAATACCGTAATAATGTTCAATTCCATAGCCAAGTGCCGGTTTCTTTAGTTAATGAAAAAGGATTTGAATTGATTAATAATGACAGTCGCTATATTGCTAAAATTCCAATCAAAGGCAGGAAGTCAATCTATTGCCCTTTATCCTTTGGAGAATATCAACTTAATAAAATAGAAAATCCTAAATATAAACTAAAAACTGCTAAATTATATAAATATAATAATGAATGGTATATCGACTTAATTATGGAATATGAACAACCCAAAAGAGAAACTGACACTATTTTAGGTATTGATTTAGGCATTGTTAAGTTAGCTACTTAATGAGTTTGCATGCCCTAATGGACATAAGTTAAATGCTGATTATAATGCTTCGGTTAATATTGCCAAAAGAGCTATTTAAAAATAGTATACGAGGTAACTCGTAGCCCCTGTTGTCTTTACAGTAGGGATGGGCGTAATCTTGTCAGGCGAACCCGTAACTTTCTTAATCGTGAATCACCAATTTGTGCGATTAAGAAGGTGCAAAACTTGCTAATAGAGTATGCTGAGCATACTTGAAGTTAGCAAGCTCCATCCGACGCGAAGCTAGTGCCATTGGTGCAAATCCTTAGTTTAATTTGGGTGGAGAAGCTGACATCTTTTCTCTCCTTAATAAATTCTTATCTTATAAAAAATCCCATGACTATTCTGCCATGGAATTAATTAATCATACTTCAATTATCTCCTTAAAGCCTTCATCTTCAGTCGGTTCTTTAAATTTAGCAGCCATTCGCTCAATGACCGGTTCCATTAATTCATACTCTTTTTGGGATATTTCTCGACATCTTTTAAGACAGTTCTCTTTATCAGTCTTAATCCAGATTCCAGTTACTTCATAACCATACTCATTGCCTAAATCAATTACTTTAGCCGCCGCTCTTTAGTCACATTAGTCTCATCAATATATAGCTTAACAGCCTGTTCCAACAGCTCTTTTAAAAAGATTCCTCTAATCCACCAGAGTAAGTCTTCACCTTCATTCCAGAATCTCTGTCCATACACCTTCTTCCGCATTTTCTTCAATCCAGGTAGACTTACCGCTGCACGGCAGTCCGATTGGATTCTCTAAGTACTAAATATGCTTCCTACTTTCTCCATAGTTATACTAATTGCAGGTACACCTATAACATATACAGATATTAACTCTCCTATTCCCACATAAAAACTTGTACTCCAATAAGGAAGCTGCAGGGTAATATTTAAAATTAATCCCACTCCTAAAGCATTGATTATTACTGGATAGATACCGGCCTCCCAGATATTTCTAGCTCTAGCTGTCAATAAACCGGCAACTAATGTTAAGGCACTGCCTCCAATAATATCAATCAATCCTAAACCGCCAAATATATTGGCAAACATACAGCCGATCCATAATCCAACAGCCGCCCAGCTGCCCAAAAAGAAAGGTAACAGAGTTAAAGCTTCAGCTATTCTCACCTGGATTGCTCCATAACTGATAGGTGCCAAAAGAATTGTTAAGACTGCATATAAGGCTGCTACTCCAGCTATTTTAGTAATTAACTTGCTATTAATCTTCATTTTATCACCTCATTAATCTATAATTATTCTCTACCAATATTTCTATAGCTATTCCAGTAATAATCTGTCCCATATTATACCGCTACTTTCCTCCTCCCTGAAATTTGTTCTAATATAACTTCTCCTTCATTATACTAAATTCACCTAGAAAATTAAACATTATGTATGCTTATTATTTTAAAAAGTCAACTTTTAATCTTCAATAATCAAAAAAAGAGCTGGATTTTAATTTAACTACCAGCTCTTTTTAATTCCTGTAAAAATTTTTGATTTTCTTCTGGTTTTCCTATTGAAACCCTAATTCCTTTATCACAATTCCACCTGCTACCTGAAGCTACCATAACCCCATTCTGTAATAATTCGTTAGTAATTTCATCAGCAGGATAAGAAGTACGGAAAAACACAAAGTTAGTATAAGAAGGAAGAACCTGATAGTTCATCTTTTTCAATTCAGAAATTAAGTATTCCTTACTATCATTTATTTTATTAACAGCTTTTTTAAAATAACTGTCGTCTTTTAAAACAGCTTTAGCACCTGCAATTGCTGCTTTATTAGCATTAAATGGTTGACTAGCCTGCTTAATTGCCCTTATTATCTCTTGATCCGCCAGAGCATAGCCAAGTCTAAGCCCAGCCATACCATAAGCTTTAGAAAAAGTCCGAACTAAAATGATATTCTCCCCTTCTTTAACCGTAGCAGTAGTATCAGGTAATTCTTCGGCATCAGTAAATTCATAATAGGCTTCATCAACTATTATCCAGACATCTTCTGGAACTTGATCCAGAAAGTATTTAAATTCACTATCTTTAATAATCGTACCAGTAGGATTATGAGGATTACAAAGCCAGATTAATTTAGTCTCTGGAGTTATTTTATCCAACATGACTTCTACATTTATTTTATCAGAAACTAAAGGAGCCTTTTTTACTACTGCTCCTAATGACCTAGATAAATCTTCATATAAGCCATAGGTCGATTCAGGAATAATTACTTCATTCCCCTTTTGAATAAATATCTTACTCAGTATTTCCAAAATTCCTACCGCACCGTGTGACAGAGCAATATTTTTCTTTGCAAAACCAAGCCTTTCTCCAATTAATTCCTTTAATTCTATGTAATCTGCATCTGCATAATAATTTAAGTTTTCAAATTCGTTCTTTATAGCACTTAAACAGTTCGGATAGGGAGCATATGGATTTTCATTAAAACATAACTTTGCTACTTTATCCAAACCATATTCTTCTTTAATCTCCTTTATTGTTTTACCGTGTGCATAGGGAGATACATTCTTTATAGTCTCCCGAATTTCATCTACCATTAATCTTATCCTCCTTTCTTATTTAGCCTTAATTTCAATAATCTCAGGTTTAGGTTTTGCTAATGCATCTTCCAAAACCGTCTTCAGTTCAGAAGAATTAGTAACCGAAGAAAAAGAAAATTCATAACTTCGAGCTAAATCTTCTAAATTCGGATTCTTATGATTTACTGCAATAGTTTCATTAGGATGACGTAATTCTTCATTTCTTCTAATTTCTCCAAAACCATCGTTATTCCAAATAATAATAGGTAAAGAAAATTGATGTTCAAGAAGTACCCCCAATTCCTGCATTGTAAATTGGAATCCACCGTCTCCTGTTAAAGCTACAACATCCTTATTAGGATTAGCAAACTTAGCTCCTGCCGCAGCAGGTAAGGCATACCCTAAGGTTCCATATCCTACAGGATGTAGGAATGTCCGCGGGCTATAGGCTGGATATTCACTGCGGGCTACATAAGCAGGTGAAGTCATATCTGTTACTAGAACGCCACCTTCCGGAACGGCTTCTCTGATAACATTCAGCATATCCAAAGTAAAATCTAATTCCTTCTCATCTATCCCCCTATGTTCAACCAATTCCTCTTTACTGTGTCCTAACTCTTCTAGTTTTAATTGATTATTACTATTCTCTTTGAAATCAAGTCTATCAATTACCTCACTTAGTATCCGCTGAGCATCCCCACGCAGAGAAATATCAGCAGCAAAATTTCTCTGAAAGTTACCTGGATCCATATCAATTTGAATCAGTATACCTTCAATCTTTAGTTCAGTACCTTCTAGATCCGTTGGAGCAAGTTCAGTACCGACAGCCAGCACACAGTCAGCATTCTTGATTCTTTTTTGAATACTATCAAATTTTATACTAGCCCCTAGACATAAGAGATGTTCTTCAGAAATAACCCCTTTTCCAGCAATAGTCTGGACTAGAGGTATCTCCAATTCTTCAACTAATTTCCTTAATTCTTCTGTAGACTGACTACTACCTCCGCCAGCAATAATCATCGGTCTGTCAGCTTCCTGCAGTAGATTCGCAGCAGATTCAATTTTATTATCCTGATTTAAATCCTCCCAAGGATCATAGGAAATATAATTATTCATTATCGATGATTCTACTTTAGATATAGGTGCTTGTAATATATCCAAAGGAATTTCTACATGCACAGGGCCCGGTCGTCCAGTCATTGCTAAATGATAAGCCTCTTCAATACTTGATCTGATCTTATCTTTATGCATTACTCTCTTGCTCTCCTTAGCTACACTTTTTGTTAAATAGGTTGAATTCTTAAGCTCATGAAGAGATCCTGTTCCCTGATCTAAAACCGAAGTAGGTAACTGACTGGAAATCACCACCATAGGAACTGAATCAGCCATTGCCTGCCCCATAGGAGTAATTATGTTTGTTATTCCTGGCCCAGAAATAACTAAACATACTCCTGGTTTTTCATTAGTCCGGGCATATCCATCAGCCATAAAACCGGCTCCCTGTTCATGTCTTGCCGTGACATGTTCTAAATCGCTTGAAAGAAGTGAATCATAGACATCAAGATTATGGATTCCGGGAATCCCAAATATCGTTTCCACCTGGAGCTTTTCTAAGGCCTTTACAACTAGATCAGCTCCAATCTGATTTATCTCCTTTTCCATTATAGCACCCTCCATCATATACTTTTCAATTTATCTAAAATCTCCAAAGAAAACTCCATCTAAACTACTGTATTAGGTGGAGTTGAATTTGGCAGGTATTTGTAGGTGTTTAACCTACAAATATCTAAGATAATGTGATATATTAACTATAGTTCAAAGTTAGAAAATAGTAATGTCAACTCACCATCAAATGAAAATTCATCAAATTATCATTAAATTAAGTTTAATTATTTACTTTATTCTTTAGAACCTCAAAAGCTTGTTTACCATTCTTGGCCTTTACTCCCTTAAGCCAATCTTTTACCACATCTAAATTATTTTTAACCCATCTCTGCGCTACTCTTTCAGGTTCTTGATCCTTATAACCAATATAATAGATCCACTCATTACTCATGTCAGTAGTTGTTTTAAATTGGGTTAAAAACTTATGAACCTGAGGACGGTCCTGTTTGAAACCAACTCTAGTAATAGTATCTACCCAGGATTCAGCATTAACCCAAATGTTTTTAGGATCTTTAAGATACTTTATATCCATTACATAATTCATCCAATGAGGTTTCCAAGCAAGAGTAGCAATCCAGTCTCCTTTTTTTACTGCTCTTTTCATGTTTGCTATCATAGCAGTTTGGCTTGAATTTACCAGCTTCCAATCCCCCAAACCATATATATCATTCTTAATAGCTTTTTTCATTGCTTTTGTAAACTTCCAACCAATAGGACCAGCGTATATTTTATGGTCAAATTTTTCTGCATATTTATCTAAATCAGTAAATGACCTTACTCCTGCCTCCCAAACATATTTAGGTACTCCTAATGTATATAATCCTTCATCAAGATTTGTTTTCACTATTTTAAATTGACCTTTTAACTCATCACGAGTTGGTTTATCAGAAGGCATCCAGCTCCCTAAAAAGACATCTATTTCTTTGTCGACCATTCTATTATAAATAATAACATTTTTAACTGTTTTAATCTCTACTTCATAACCTATATTTTCAAGGATATGTTCTACTACTGCATCCTTCCCCCATATACCCGGCCAATCAGCTTCTCCAAACACAATAGGTTCTTCAGGATTACTAGCTGCAACAGGAGCCGCAAAGATAGTTACTAACATCATTAATATAATAAGGTTTACAACTAACTTTTTCATTTTTTATTCCTCCTTCTAACTAAAGGTAAAGAAAATTAAGTAAATTTATAATCATAGTAATATTCTTTATACTTAACTTAAGCTTGATTATAATAAATTCTACTTAACTATATTAGAGTATCACCACCTTTATTTTTCCTCTGCCTAATATGGGAAAATATAGTTATTCAGTAACTTACGGTATAGTATTATAATAATAATATTGAAGTTTGTCAAACTATGAATGGAATTTAAGGTTTATTATTCTAAATAATCTTTAATTAGCTTTACTTTATAAATTATTTTACTTTTTTCCTTCAAGATGCTCAGTAATAAGTCCTATATTATCTAATTATATAAATTCTTTATCACAAACAATCACTACATTAATTATTTACTCTTCTTCTCTAGCATCCTCTATCTTTTTAAATACTTCACTACATTCGCATTGATACTTCACTAAATGAAATCTGTCATTAATCACCTGAATCGGCGGCAGTAGTTTCCAGCTCCCATAGCTTTCTTTACAGTTTGGACATTCTACATTAAGTTGGTAAAGTATAACTTTAGTAGTTACATCAGCAGTTTCATTCCATACTCTCTTGGCTTTCTTAAGTTCTTTAAATTCATTCACTACTTTTTCCTCCAGACTTTAGCCAAAAATATAAAACACACTCTCTCGAGTGTTTTGATTGATGGCTGGCGAGGCAGGATTCGAACCTGCACTCTAAGGATCAAAACCTCATATGCTACCATTACATTACTCGCCAGCATAAAATTTGATTTTTAATCTTTCTATTAATATAATGCCAAAGTCACTGGATTAATATACATTTTTGCCCTTATAATTTAGGTAACCCATCATGGGTTACCTAAATTATTTTAAACTTGTTTATTATTCTTCATCATTTTCCGCTCCATTTAGCTTTTCAGCCAGTTCTTCTCTGGATTTTTCAATTGTATCCTTAAGAGCATCTTGGCCTATTGCTCCAGCCTCATCAGACGGCGAACCCATATGCACTTTATCACTGAAGCGCCCTACCTGCTGAGCAACATCTGATTTGAAATCACCTATAAACTCATCATCAGCCTCAGTATTAGGAAACTGTACCTGCCCCATTTCAACATTTTCTGTATCATCATCGCCATTAACTATACCTTCTAGATTCTCTTCTATTATATTTTCTAATCTATCAAAATTATCCTCATCTTCAATGCCCTCATCTCTTTTATCTACTTCTTTATCTTCATGCTCTTCTTTCACTTTATATATTCACCTCCGTAAGTTTAGTCTGTGAAAAGTAACAAAAAATAATGTTAGGACTTTCTGCTATCTATATCAAGTTCTACTCTCCTTAGCCAACCTCTGATAAACTTCTGCTGTGATGCATCATTTTTGACTATATTAATATATTTCTTAGCTTGTAATATATTTAACAGCTTAAATAAATCACTATTATGCTCAAAATTATTAACTGCTTCTAAAGTCCGCTGGCCGATAATTCCATCTACTGCTATTTCCTTATCAGCAAGCAGATTATAAGCCTTTTGTAGATGCTTATTGGCTGTTTTAGCTCCCATATTGACCGCCTGTTCAAAAACTTCAGTAGCTATTCTTTCATCTTCTATCCAGCTGTAGAGATGATTAGCCCAGAACTCACGATAATATATCTCTTTTGCTTTCTCTAACTCTAAATCCTTCATTTCTCCCTCGTGACCATAATCACGAGCAAGCTTTTCAGTAATTCCGTATTTAGTTTTGCCTCCGTGATCTTTCTGCTCATCACTATATCCACCTTCATAGTCTAAAATTTTCTTAAAGGCACGTTCAAACTCATCATCCATTATTTACTCCCCACCTCCAGTGTCTAATCACTTTACAATATAATATGATTTCAATCATTAAAATGATAATTCCAAAATTAAGCCCTATATCATACTATATATTAGAATTATCTATCCCTAAACAATTAAAAAAGCATCTAAAAGAGGAATACTCTATTACTAATAAATTCTTATCTAGTAAACAAAATTAATCTTCTACTTTCTGAGTATAGTCAGGAGTCTCATCTTTTAAATCTAAATATAATGAACCATCTGTATTTAAAGTTGCCAGCATAACTCTTGAAACATCATCAATTCCCTGATTATTTAATTCCTGATATAACCAATTAAAATCAAGATTATTCTGCTTTAAATTCTGTTCCAAAACTTCCCCATCCTTAATTATCTCTGTCGCCAATCCTTTATAATCAGTATCCAATCCTAAATCATTCGGAGTTATAGAATTATACTGACTTTTTTTCAATACACTTAATTCTCCATCGGATTCTAAAACAGCAAATTCTACTTCATTAATATCAAAAACATCTTTTTCCCGCAACTGCATCTCTAAAGCATCTAAAGTATATCTAGATTTAAACATATTATCTTCTAAAATTTTGCCATTTTGTATTACAACTACAGGTTCTCCTTTGACTAATTTTCTTATCTTTAAACTCTTTACTGTCAGGTAACCAAGTCCTAAAGTACATAAAACTAAAACAACCGGGCTCAATAAAACAGCATTTCCTCTAACTTCATTAACAACATATGCTCCTGCAATTGTTCCAATAGTTACTCCAGTCACAAAATCAAAAAAGGTAACCTGAGCAAGTAATTTCCTCCCCACTAGTCTAGTTAAAATTACCAATAATATGAATATAATTATTGTTGTCCATGCTGCTTCAATATACTCAGCCATTTTTTCTTCCTCCTTTTAATTAATTATTAAAATTATTATAATTTAATGCAGGTCTTTAACTAACTTAAATATATTTAGCGCTAAGATTTCAAAATATAAAGGATACATAATGATAATGGGTAGTCTAATGGCCTTCTTTACCTTAGGAATCATATTAGGAGTCATATCTATTATTGGAGGTTTTTATATTATTTATAGAATGAAAATTTGAGGAATTATATTAATAATCTTTGCTTGCTTATTGGTTAAAGATGGATTAAAATTAATGAAACTAATTTAACTTAAGAATATAGGATGGTGATCAAATATGAACATCTTCGTTCTAGATGAAAATATCCAAAAATGTGCTAAGTATCACGCCGACAAACACGTCATTAAGATGATTCTTGAATCAGCACAGCTTCTTTGTAGTGCCCACTGGATGACTGGTAATGAAGCCCCTTACCGTTTAACCCATAAAAATCATCCTTGCAGTAAATGGGTCCGCAATTCAATTGAAAATTATCGATGGTTAGTTAGATTAGGACTGGCATTATGTAAAGAATATACCTATCGGTATAATAGGACACATAAAACCGAAGAAAAGTTAAAGTGGCTGCGTGATAATGAGCCGAACTTACCAGATAAAGAAAAGACTGATTTTGTATTAGTTATGCCTGATAAATATAAATGTGAAGATCCTGTTGAAGCTTACCGTACTTATTATAGACAAGAAAAAGAAGATATTGCTGCCTGGAAGAATCGCCCTATTCCAGACTGGTTTAAAATAGATTAATTCTATATTTCAAAGTTATTAATTAAGGCTTGTAATTTTTGGATTATTTCTGCTAATTTTTGAGAAGAATTTGTTATTTTATTTGAAATTGTGTAGTTATAAGTGACTAAGTAATAAGTAACTTGAACTAAAATAAAAAATAATAAATAGCTCACCAGTAGCTTTTGTATAACTACTGATGAGTTATGTCACTATCTATAATAATTATTTAAATATCGATAGTACCAATAAACTCTCCTTGATTTTGAATAGTCTGATCTTTCTGTAATGCCTTAAAGAAAGAAATTATAGAAAAACACATAAAGATCATAAATGGAAAAGCTGATGCAATTGCTGCTGTTTGTAATGCAGAAAGGCCTCCAGCCAACAACAGAATTGCTGCTAATAATCCTTCGGCAGTTCCCCAGGTAATCTTTACCTTTCGTGAAGGATCAAGAGTACCATATGAAGTCAACATTCCCATTACAAAAGTAGCTGAATTAGCCGAGGTAATAAAGTATGTAGCTACTAGAATAGTGGCAATTACACTCATTATACTACCTAGCGGAAACTGATTTAATGCCACGAAGAAAGCCGACGCTACATCAGATTGGACAGGACCAACGATTCCACCAGAACTAAACTGTTCAAGCCAGATACCTGAACCTCCCATAGTAGCAATCCAAATTAAGCTTAAAATGGTTGGTCCAAATAAAGTAGCTACTACAAACTCTCTAATTGTTCTTCCGCGGGAAATACGGGCAATAAAACCACCGACAAATGGAGTCCAGGAAATCCACCAGGCCCAATAAAAGACTGTCCACCAGCCTGGCCAATTACTATTTTCAACAGCACTAGTAAAGAAGCTCATGTTAAAAATATTCTGTAAATAACCGCCTATTCCCTGTGTAAAGTAATTAAAAATAAATACTGTGGGACCAACAGTAATCATTGCTGCTAAAATTAAAAAGCTTAACCAGACATTGATATTACCTATATGCTTAATACCACTATCTAAACCAGTAACTGTACAGACAATAAAAATCACAGTTATAATAGCAATAATAATTATAGCTACTATATTATTATTGGGAATACCAAATAAGAAATTAAGTCCGCTGTTAATTTGTTGTGCTCCTAAACCTAACGAAGTAGCCATTCCAAAAAGAGTAGCAAATACAGCTAGAATATCGAACATTTTTCCAATCGGTCCCTTTACTCCTTTTTCTCCTATCAATGGATAAAGAGTACAGCTAGGTAATTGAGGCATTCCCCTTCTAAAACCAAAGTAACCGATAATCATTCCAAAAAGTGAAAATAAAGCCCAGGGATGTAGCCCCCAATGAAAGAATGAATAACGAATAGCAAGTAATGCTGACTCTGCTGTTTCTCCTTGTCCAAATGGTGGACTAGCATAATGACTAATTGGTTCAGCTACTCCCCAGAAGACAAGACCAATTCCCATTCCAGCACTGAAAAGCATTGCAAACCAAGAGCCTGTATTAAATTCAGGTTCCTCATCAGGTTTACCTAACTTTATATCCCCATATTTACTTAAACCAATTATTAAAGTTACCACTAACGTTCCGGATACAAATAAAAGATATGACCATCCAAAATTACCAACTAAAACATCAAAAACAATTTCTACTGCTTTACTAAAACTTTCAGTAGCAGTAATACCCCAGATAACCAAAATAGCTGAAATTACAACTGAAATTCCAAATACAACTGGATCAATATCAAGTTTTTTATTTGATGGTTCAACTTCATTCTCAATTTTAGCCATACTCTCTCCTCCTAAATATTTATATGATTAATTATTTATTTTTTAGAAATCCCAGGACTAATCAAGATTAGTCCTGGGATTTGAGTTAAATCCAATCAAATTAAACAGTTAATTTATCACTTTTAGATGCTTTAATGTAATTGCCGCAGTACTGATCCTTACCTAGTAAAGTATCAGCGGCAGTAGCCAGAGACATAATCTTTTTATCTAGTGGATCAAGAATAGCACTATCCATCCCTCTACTCATAGCCAGCAGTACAAAGGATTGATTTAGAAGTCTTCTCTGCGGCAGACCGTGGGAGATATTGCTCAATCCACAAGTAATATGCACATCTTCATATTTGTTGGTAATCTCATCAATAGCAGATAGAATATACTCTCCCATCTCCTCGTCAGTTCCGATCGGCTGAATAATTGGATCAACATAGATATCTTCCTCGGCAATACCCTCAGCAGTTAGATCATCAATTAATTTAGTTGCTGTTTTAATTCTATCTGTATCATCCTCTGGCATACCTTCATCATCCATAACTAAAGCTATAATCTCTGCATCATACTCCTGAATTAATGGTAAAATTTCACTGAATCTCTCGTCTTCAGCAGTAATAGAATTGACTAAAGCCTTACCTTCATGGGCTTCTAATCCTCTTTTGATTGCTTCTGGATCAGGACTATCAATACATAATGGTACATCTACAACTTCCTGTACCGTATTAACCAACCATTCTAGTGCTTCTGGCTCTTCCTTAATTAAGGTTCCGCAGTTAACATCGATATAATCGGCTCCGGCCTCTTCCTGCCTTTTAGCTAGATCTTGAATAAATTCAGCATCTCTATCCTTAACTGCTGGTTCTACCTCATCACGACTCGTATTAATTAATTCTCCAACAATTATCATTTATAATCCCTCCTAATTTATATATTTTTATGCAAATTTACGTACTAAATCAGTAGCAGCACTTCCATCAGAAGCATAACCATCAGCATCAATTTCATCAGCAAAGTCCTGGCTTACTGGAGCACCACCTAAGATAACCTTAACTTCATCTCTAATTCCTGCTTCTTCTAATGCTTCGATAGTATCACCCATAGCCGGCATAGTAGTAGTTAATAAAGCTGACAAGCCTAACACATCTGGATTATGTTCTTTAACTGCTTCTAGAATTTCATCAGCTGATTTATCCACTCCCAAATCAACTACCTCATAGCCTGCTCCCTCTACCATCATAGATACCAAGTTCTTACCTATATCATGTAAGTCACCATCAACAGTACTAATCATGAAAGTTCCATTTGAAGAAGAATCATCATCTGCTAAAAGCGGCTTAACTATATCCATACCTGCATGCATTGATTCAGCAGAAATTAATACCTCAGGAACAAACATATCTTGTGCCTTGAATCTTTTTCCAACAACATCCATACCAGCAACTAATCCTTCTTTAATAATCTTACTGGGTTCCTCT from the Acetohalobium arabaticum DSM 5501 genome contains:
- a CDS encoding transposase, which codes for MSNKHHITVHHIKLFKLTKTKRKQLNNLLKDWNKAIRSALKIVKHWDFTTYTKSHKQTYRVLRHNFNLPSQVAVEANRKAVETYKSASEKYRNNVQFHSQVPVSLVNEKGFELINNDSRYIAKIPIKGRKSIYCPLSFGEYQLNKIENPKYKLKTAKLYKYNNEWYIDLIMEYEQPKRETDTILGIDLGIVKLAT
- a CDS encoding QueT transporter family protein, with product MKINSKLITKIAGVAALYAVLTILLAPISYGAIQVRIAEALTLLPFFLGSWAAVGLWIGCMFANIFGGLGLIDIIGGSALTLVAGLLTARARNIWEAGIYPVIINALGVGLILNITLQLPYWSTSFYVGIGELISVYVIGVPAISITMEKVGSIFST
- the hisC gene encoding histidinol-phosphate transaminase, which translates into the protein MVDEIRETIKNVSPYAHGKTIKEIKEEYGLDKVAKLCFNENPYAPYPNCLSAIKNEFENLNYYADADYIELKELIGERLGFAKKNIALSHGAVGILEILSKIFIQKGNEVIIPESTYGLYEDLSRSLGAVVKKAPLVSDKINVEVMLDKITPETKLIWLCNPHNPTGTIIKDSEFKYFLDQVPEDVWIIVDEAYYEFTDAEELPDTTATVKEGENIILVRTFSKAYGMAGLRLGYALADQEIIRAIKQASQPFNANKAAIAGAKAVLKDDSYFKKAVNKINDSKEYLISELKKMNYQVLPSYTNFVFFRTSYPADEITNELLQNGVMVASGSRWNCDKGIRVSIGKPEENQKFLQELKRAGS
- a CDS encoding thiamine pyrophosphate-binding protein, translating into MEKEINQIGADLVVKALEKLQVETIFGIPGIHNLDVYDSLLSSDLEHVTARHEQGAGFMADGYARTNEKPGVCLVISGPGITNIITPMGQAMADSVPMVVISSQLPTSVLDQGTGSLHELKNSTYLTKSVAKESKRVMHKDKIRSSIEEAYHLAMTGRPGPVHVEIPLDILQAPISKVESSIMNNYISYDPWEDLNQDNKIESAANLLQEADRPMIIAGGGSSQSTEELRKLVEELEIPLVQTIAGKGVISEEHLLCLGASIKFDSIQKRIKNADCVLAVGTELAPTDLEGTELKIEGILIQIDMDPGNFQRNFAADISLRGDAQRILSEVIDRLDFKENSNNQLKLEELGHSKEELVEHRGIDEKELDFTLDMLNVIREAVPEGGVLVTDMTSPAYVARSEYPAYSPRTFLHPVGYGTLGYALPAAAGAKFANPNKDVVALTGDGGFQFTMQELGVLLEHQFSLPIIIWNNDGFGEIRRNEELRHPNETIAVNHKNPNLEDLARSYEFSFSSVTNSSELKTVLEDALAKPKPEIIEIKAK
- a CDS encoding ABC transporter substrate-binding protein, which produces MKKLVVNLIILMMLVTIFAAPVAASNPEEPIVFGEADWPGIWGKDAVVEHILENIGYEVEIKTVKNVIIYNRMVDKEIDVFLGSWMPSDKPTRDELKGQFKIVKTNLDEGLYTLGVPKYVWEAGVRSFTDLDKYAEKFDHKIYAGPIGWKFTKAMKKAIKNDIYGLGDWKLVNSSQTAMIANMKRAVKKGDWIATLAWKPHWMNYVMDIKYLKDPKNIWVNAESWVDTITRVGFKQDRPQVHKFLTQFKTTTDMSNEWIYYIGYKDQEPERVAQRWVKNNLDVVKDWLKGVKAKNGKQAFEVLKNKVNN
- a CDS encoding glycoside hydrolase family 108 protein; this translates as MDDEFERAFKKILDYEGGYSDEQKDHGGKTKYGITEKLARDYGHEGEMKDLELEKAKEIYYREFWANHLYSWIEDERIATEVFEQAVNMGAKTANKHLQKAYNLLADKEIAVDGIIGQRTLEAVNNFEHNSDLFKLLNILQAKKYINIVKNDASQQKFIRGWLRRVELDIDSRKS
- a CDS encoding YetF domain-containing protein, coding for MAEYIEAAWTTIIIFILLVILTRLVGRKLLAQVTFFDFVTGVTIGTIAGAYVVNEVRGNAVLLSPVVLVLCTLGLGYLTVKSLKIRKLVKGEPVVVIQNGKILEDNMFKSRYTLDALEMQLREKDVFDINEVEFAVLESDGELSVLKKSQYNSITPNDLGLDTDYKGLATEIIKDGEVLEQNLKQNNLDFNWLYQELNNQGIDDVSRVMLATLNTDGSLYLDLKDETPDYTQKVED
- a CDS encoding pyrimidine dimer DNA glycosylase/endonuclease V, producing MNIFVLDENIQKCAKYHADKHVIKMILESAQLLCSAHWMTGNEAPYRLTHKNHPCSKWVRNSIENYRWLVRLGLALCKEYTYRYNRTHKTEEKLKWLRDNEPNLPDKEKTDFVLVMPDKYKCEDPVEAYRTYYRQEKEDIAAWKNRPIPDWFKID
- a CDS encoding glycine betaine uptake BCCT transporter, which codes for MAKIENEVEPSNKKLDIDPVVFGISVVISAILVIWGITATESFSKAVEIVFDVLVGNFGWSYLLFVSGTLVVTLIIGLSKYGDIKLGKPDEEPEFNTGSWFAMLFSAGMGIGLVFWGVAEPISHYASPPFGQGETAESALLAIRYSFFHWGLHPWALFSLFGMIIGYFGFRRGMPQLPSCTLYPLIGEKGVKGPIGKMFDILAVFATLFGMATSLGLGAQQINSGLNFLFGIPNNNIVAIIIIAIITVIFIVCTVTGLDSGIKHIGNINVWLSFLILAAMITVGPTVFIFNYFTQGIGGYLQNIFNMSFFTSAVENSNWPGWWTVFYWAWWISWTPFVGGFIARISRGRTIREFVVATLFGPTILSLIWIATMGGSGIWLEQFSSGGIVGPVQSDVASAFFVALNQFPLGSIMSVIATILVATYFITSANSATFVMGMLTSYGTLDPSRKVKITWGTAEGLLAAILLLAGGLSALQTAAIASAFPFMIFMCFSIISFFKALQKDQTIQNQGEFIGTIDI
- a CDS encoding methyltetrahydrofolate cobalamin methyltransferase, with the translated sequence MIIVGELINTSRDEVEPAVKDRDAEFIQDLAKRQEEAGADYIDVNCGTLIKEEPEALEWLVNTVQEVVDVPLCIDSPDPEAIKRGLEAHEGKALVNSITAEDERFSEILPLIQEYDAEIIALVMDDEGMPEDDTDRIKTATKLIDDLTAEGIAEEDIYVDPIIQPIGTDEEMGEYILSAIDEITNKYEDVHITCGLSNISHGLPQRRLLNQSFVLLAMSRGMDSAILDPLDKKIMSLATAADTLLGKDQYCGNYIKASKSDKLTV